In Microvirga sp. 17 mud 1-3, the genomic window TTGACCATGGCGACCTGCCGCTCGACCTCCTGCTGGGTGGCCTCCAGGCGCCGTTCCACCGTGTTTTTCTCGATGGTGGTCTCCTTGAGGCCGCGCTCGACGCCGCGCAGGGCCTCGTTCTTGTCGCGCAGCTGGTCGCGGGTATGGGCCAGGATCTTGTCGGTCGCGGTGAGGCGCGAGTTGAGGCCTTCGATCTTCATGTCGAGGGCGGAGAGATCCGTCTGATGGGCCGAGCGCTCGGAATCGAGCTGGGTCTCCAGCCGCTGGCGCAGGACCTGCTCGCTCATGAGCTTGGTTTCCAGCTCCGAGGCGCGCTGGCGGGTCGCCTCGAGCTGGGTTTCCAGCTCGCCGTAGCGGTTGGTGAGGCTCGACAGGCGGTAGTTCTGCTCCTCCGCCACCTTCTGGAGCCGCTTCACCTCGTGATCCAGCAGGCCGTTGCGCTCGCGGGTCTCGATCAACTCGCGCTCGGCCCGGGCGACGGTCTGGTCCGCCTCCTGGGCTTCGAGCCGCAGGGCCTGGTTCTCTTCCGTAATGCTCCGGGCGCGCTCGGTCTCGATGGTGAGCTGGTTCTCCAGATCCGCGACGATGGCCTCCTTGTCCTTCACGTTGAGGCGCAGGTCCTCGAGGAAGGAATCCTGCTCGCGCACCCTGGTCTCCGCCTTGCGAAGCTGCGAGATGGTGGCCGAGAGATCGTCGGTCATCCGCGCCTGGGCATTGGACAGCTCGGACAGCTCCCGCCGGAGCTGGGCGGTGGTGTCGGTTTCCTGGCGCAGCACCGCTTCGGTTTCCAGAAGCCGTGACTGAAGCTGCGGATAGGCGCGGATCAATTCGCTCACCGGCTCGCTCAGGAGGGCGAAATCGTCCTTGAGGCTGCGGAGTTCCTCCAGCCGGTCGATCATGTTGGCGAAGCGGACCCGGATCAGCTCGTTCTTCTGGCCGACGGAATCGAGGGCGCCGTTGGGGCGTACGAAGGCGGGCTCCTCCCGGGCGGCCGCGGGAGCCTGCTCCTTCGGCTCGGCCTGCCCCTGCGGTAGGCTCACCACCGGCTCTTCGGCCGCCTCTTCGGCCTTCTTCCCGAAACGGTTCTTGAAAGGCATCCACCCGGATGACATTGCCGATCCCTCTGACCCGGAACTCATTCCGGGCTCTTTTACCTCAGAGGGGGCCGATACGGAAACGAAATTTCGTTACGAAATCTTGTCGCAGGGTCATTCCGCGGCAATCGCCGGGGCCGAACGCCTATCAAGACCGGCCTTCTCGAGGGCTTCCGGAACCGGGCCGCCGGTCGCCCAGTCGAGCAGCTCGACCGTGTGGACGATGGGGATTTCCGTGCCCTTCCCGATCTGCGTCATGCAGCCGATATTGCCGGTGGCGATGAGGTCCGGCCGCGTCCGCTCGATATTGGCCACCTTGCGGGCCCTGAGCTGACCGGCGATCTCGGGCTGGAGGAGGTTGTAGGTCCCGGCGGAGCCGCAGCAGATATGCCCCTCCGGCACATCCTTCACCGTGAAGCCCGCCTTTTTCAGCAGGGTCTTGGGCTCGGTGCGGATCTGCTGCCCATGCTGCATGGAGCAGGCGGAATGATAGGCCACCACCAGTTCGGTCTCCCGGACCGGCTCCTGAAGCGTCAGGCCGGACACGTATTCGGTGATGTCCTTGGCAATTCCTGAGACCCGCGCGGCCTTCCCGGCATAATCCGGGTCGTCCCGGAACATGAAGCCGTAATCCTTGATCGTCGTGCCGCAGCCGGAGGCCGTGATGATGATGGCATCCAGCCCCTCCCCGTCCATCTCGGCGATCCAGGCGTCGATGTTGCGCTTCGCGAAGGCGTGGCTCTCGTCGTCCCGGCCCATGTGGTGGACGAGGGCGCCGCAGCACCCCTCTCCCCGGGCCTGCACCACCTCGACCCCGTGGCGGTTGAGGAGGCGCACGGCCGCCTCGTTGAAGCCGGGCTTGAGAACCGGCTGGGCGCAGCCGGACAGGATGGCGACGCGCCCGCGCCGCGGGCCGTCGGCCCTGAAGGTCCCGGGCCGGTCGAAGGGAGAGCGAGCCGGCACCTCGGCGGGTGCGAGCTCGATCATCGCCTTGAGGCGGTTGCCGAACAACGGCAGGGCACCGACGAGCCCCTTGAAGGGTTTCGCCAAAAGCGCCGCGCCGACCGCCATGCGGAAGCGGTTCGGATAAGGCAGGATCGCGGCCAGGACGGAACGCAGGAGCCGGTCGTGCCAGGGCCGCGTATAGGTCGCCTCGATATAGGCGCGGGCGTGATCGACCAGATGCATGTAATGCACGCCCGAGGGGCAGGTCGTCATGCAGGACAGGCAGGACAGGCAGCGGTCGATGTGCTTGACCACCTCCGGCGTGGCGGGCTTGCCGCCCTCCAGCATGTCCTTGATGAGGTAGATGCGCCCGCGGGGCGAATCGAGCTCGTCGCCGAGGAGCAGATAGGTCGGGCAAGTGGCGGTGCAGAAGCCGCAATGGACGCAGGTCCGGAGAATTTTCTCCGAACTGGCCATCGCCGGGTCTTTGAGCTGATCGGGTGTGAAATTGGTCTTCATCGGTTCAACTCAACTGCCCGCCTGCCAGCGGTCGATGGCGTCCAGGGGATAGATCAGCATGATGATATTGAGGGTGAGATTGTCGCGGATCCAGTAGCCGACGATCACTTCCATGAGAATTGCCACGACCACGGTCAGCCAGACGGGCCAGACCCGCGCCAGCCAGAATCCGGCGATCATCATGACGACGTCCGAGACGGAATTGATCACGCTGTCGCCATAGTAGTCCAACGCGATATTCGTCGCACGGTAGCGCTCGATCACCATGTTGGTGTTCTCGAGAATCTCCCAGGCGCATTCGGCGCCGAGCGCCAGGAGGAACGCGACGCCGAGCGGCAAAGGCTTGCCCCGGACGACGCCGATGAGCCAGGCGCCCATGTAGAACAGGAAGCCGTGGATGATGTGCGTGAACGAATACCAGTCCGTCAGGTGCTGGGAATTGCCCGAATCCCGCACGGTCCCGTGCCAGAATTCCACCGTGCCGCATTTGCAGATGGGCGTGCGCCCCATGGCCAGGAGGATGGCCGCCATAACTGCCACCATGGCGACCGCCAGCCCGGCATAGAGCGCCACCCGGCTCCGTCGTGTTCCTGGAGCCGCGAGCCCCGTTCCGCCGTCCATGCTAGATCCCCGCATACATACGGCCCGGATTCAGGATGCCGGCCGGATCCAGGGAGGCCTTGATGCCCCGGCTCAAGGCCATGACGGCCTCCGCCTGCGGCTCGAACACGTCGAGACGTGAGCGGTCGGCATCGGGTGCGCGCACCAAGGTGGCATGTCCCCCGAGGGCGGAGGTTGCGGCACGGATCGCCGCGGCACCCAGATCCCCCTCGGCCGGTGTGGCAAGCCATACGAGGCCGCCGCCCCAATCGTAGAACCACTGCGCCTCGATGGTCTCAGCCACCCGGGCCACAAGGGTCGGTCCCTTTGTCGGCGCGGTCGAGATGCGCCAGACGGCCCGCTCGCCCCGATCCTGGAAGATGCTCGCATCGCGCAAGGCCTGCCAGACCGCCTCGGCGCCCCGACCTTCGAGGATGTCGGCGCCGCCGAAGCGCTTGAGGAGGCGGCGCAGTTCTCCGAGGCGATAATCCACCGAGACCGAGAAGCCTTCGAGCCGGATCAGCGTGCGCGCGCCCTGCCGGTCGGGGGCAGGCAGGTGGGCTGCTGCGGTCACGTCGAAGGGCGAACCGAGAGCGGCGGACAGCGCCGCGACGGCGCTCTCGTCGTCGAGGCCGCGGATCAGCAGGGTCGACATGCGCTCCGGCTTCGGCAGGACCTTGAAGGTCACCTCGGTCAGGAAGCCCAGGGTACCCCAGGAACCCGCCATGAGCTTCACCAGGTCGAGGCCCGTGACGTTCTTCATCACCCGCCCGCCGGACTTGATGACCTCGCCGCGCCCGTTGACGAAGCGCACACCGATGAGGCTGTCGCGGGCGGCGCCCTCCATGATGCGGCGGGGGCCTGAGAGGTTCATGGCCGCGACCGCCCCGATGGTGGGCTCGCCCCGGCTCCCGAGGAGCAGGCGGTAATCCATGGGTTCGAAGGGGAGCTGCTGGCCCTTTTCGGCCAGGGTCTCGACCACTTCCGCGAGGGGCGTGCCGCTGCGGGCCGAAATCACCATCTCGGCCGGTTCATAGAGCGTGATGCCCGTGAGCGCCGCGGATGTGAGCGAGGCCTCGATCTGGTTGGGGCGCCCCATGGCGGCCTTGGTGCCGTTGCCGCAGAGATTCAGCGGCATGCGCCTGGCGGCGGCATCCGCGACGATGGAGGCGGCGTCCTGCTCGTCGCGGGGAATGAGAGTGTTCACGCGGCAAACCGTCCTTCGAGGGGGAAGACCTTGGCGGGATTGAGCAGCCATCCCGGATCGAAGACGCCGCGCACGCGCATCTGCTGCTCCAGGTCGACGGCGTTAAACTGGTAGGGCATCAGGTCCCGCTTCTCGATGCCGACGCCATGCTCGCCCGTAAGGCAGCCGCCGACCTCGACGCAGAGCTTGAGGATGTCCTCGCCTGCGGCCTCCGCCTTCTCCATCTCGCCCGGCTTGCTCGAGTCGAACATGACGAGAGGATGCAGGTTGCCGTCGCCCGCATGGAACACGTTGGCGACGCCGAGCCCGTAGGATTTCGCGATCTCGTCGATGCGCCGGAGCACCTTGGGGAGCTGGCCGGTCGGGATCGTGCCGTCCATGCAGATATAGTCGGCGACCCGTCCCGTCGCGCCGAAGGCGGATTTGCGGCCCTTCCAGATCGCCGCGCTCTCGGCCTCGGATTGCGAGACCTTCACGGTCTTCGGCCGGAACGGCTCCGCGATGGCGACGATGCGCCGGAGCATGTCGTCGATCTCCTGGTCCGAACCTTCGACCTCGACGATCAGCATGGCGTCCACGTCGAGCGGATAGCCCGCATGCGCGAAGGCGTCGCAGATCTGAATCGCCGGACGGTCCATGTATTCGAGCGCTACCGGAATGATGCCGGCCGCGATAATCGCCGCCACGCAGGCGCCCGCATCCTCCACGCGCTCGAAGCCGAGAAGCGCGGGCCGCGCGCCCTCGGCGGCGCGCAGGATGCGCACGCTCGCCTCTGTGACGATGCCGAGCTGCCCTTCCGAGCCGCAGACGAGGCCCAGCAGGTCGTAGCCTGCGCTGTCGAGATGGGCGCCCCCGAGTTCCACCACGGTGCCGTCGAGAAGCACCATGGTGACGCCGAGCAGATTATTGGTCGTGACCCCGTATTTCAGGCAATGGGCGCCGCCGGAATTCATCGCGATGTTGCCGGCGATCGTGCAGGCGAGCTGGCTCGACGGGTCGGGCGCGTAGAAGAAGCCCTCATGCGCCACCGCCTGGCTGATCGCCAGATTGGTGATGCCAGCCTGGACATGGGCGACCCGGTTCTCGAAATCCACGTCGAGCACCCGGTTCATCTTGGCGACGCCGAGCACGATGGCGTCCGCCTGTGGAATCGCGCCGCCCGAGAGGGAGGTGCCGGCGCCCCGGGGAACCACCTTCACGCCGTTCTCACGGCAGAAGCGCAGGATGGCCGATACTTCTTGAGTCGACGAAGGCAGGACCACGGCGAGCGGCATGTGCCGGTAGGCCGTGAGCCCGTCCGTCTCGAAGGCGCGGCGCTCGTCCTCGGTAACGATCAGGGCCTCGGGCGCCACGAGACGGCCGAGGCCTGCCAGAATCTCGTTTCTCCGCGACAGAACGGCCTCGTCCGGAGTGGGAAATGCAATCGACATGGCGGCCTTTCCTGACACTTCGCGGCGCTGGCCCGGGCTTGCGCCGGGCGCATGTTCGCCGGCCGCGAATGGTAGCTACCCTTGAGGGATTTTTCCAATAATGTGCACTCTCTCTAAAAGGCTCTGCACCGCCCGCAAAGGAGTTTTTGATGCGCCCCCTCGCCTTCCCGACCGCCGCCAGCCCCGTCGGAATCGGCCCGGCAGCCGCCCGGAAGGCCGCCTCGTGAGCGCTCCCACCATGACCCATTCCCTGGAAAACGCCCCTTCGCGGCACCATTCCGCCGACCGACCGAGGCGGCCGCGGGTCGGCCTCTTCGTGACCTGCCTCGTCGATCTCATGCGCCCTTCCGTCGGTTTCGCGGCCGTGAAGCTCCTGGAGGATGCGGGGTGCGTCGTGGAGGTGCCGGTCCAGACCTGCTGCGGCCAACCCGCCTACAATTCCGGCGACCGGGGCACGGCGCGGAATCTCGCCGAGCAGGTGATCGCGGCCTTCCGCGGCTACGACTACGTGGTGGCGCCCTCCGGCTCCTGCGCCGGAACCCTGAAGGTCCATTATCCGGAAATTTTTGCTGACGACCCGAACTGGCTGCCCAAGGCCAACGAGCTTGCGGCCCGCACCCACGAGCTCACCAGCTTCCTCGTGGATGTGATGGGCGTCACCCGTGTCGAGGCGCGCCACGACGGCGCCGTGACCTATCACGATTCCTGCTCGGGCCTGCGCGAATTGAAGGTGCACGACCAGCCGCGCCGCCTGCTCGCCAGCGTCGAGGGCCTGACCCTTGTCGAAATGGCCGACAGCGACGTGTGCTGCGGCTTCGGCGGCACCTTTGCGGTCAAGTATGGCGACATTTCGGGCGCCATCGTGGAAGCCAAGACGAAGAACGTCGCGGCCACCGGCGCCCCGACCCTGCTCGCCGGCGATCTAGGCTGCCTGATGAACATGGCCGGCAAGCTCACCCGCGACGGCCAACCCGTCGCGGTGCGCCACGTGGCGGAAGTACTGGCCGGCATGACGGACGACCCGCCCATCGGCGAGGCCGGGAAGGCCTGATGCGGTGAGCCGGCACGGAACCGTCATCGCACGGCTCTTCGCCATGGACGAGCGCACCTGGGAGCGCCATGCGAGCCCCTGGAGCGTCTGGACACGGGTCGCCTCGTTCCCGCTGCTCCTCCTGGCGATCTGGAGCCATGCCTGGATCGGACCC contains:
- the glcF gene encoding glycolate oxidase subunit GlcF; amino-acid sequence: MKTNFTPDQLKDPAMASSEKILRTCVHCGFCTATCPTYLLLGDELDSPRGRIYLIKDMLEGGKPATPEVVKHIDRCLSCLSCMTTCPSGVHYMHLVDHARAYIEATYTRPWHDRLLRSVLAAILPYPNRFRMAVGAALLAKPFKGLVGALPLFGNRLKAMIELAPAEVPARSPFDRPGTFRADGPRRGRVAILSGCAQPVLKPGFNEAAVRLLNRHGVEVVQARGEGCCGALVHHMGRDDESHAFAKRNIDAWIAEMDGEGLDAIIITASGCGTTIKDYGFMFRDDPDYAGKAARVSGIAKDITEYVSGLTLQEPVRETELVVAYHSACSMQHGQQIRTEPKTLLKKAGFTVKDVPEGHICCGSAGTYNLLQPEIAGQLRARKVANIERTRPDLIATGNIGCMTQIGKGTEIPIVHTVELLDWATGGPVPEALEKAGLDRRSAPAIAAE
- the glcE gene encoding glycolate oxidase subunit GlcE; its protein translation is MNTLIPRDEQDAASIVADAAARRMPLNLCGNGTKAAMGRPNQIEASLTSAALTGITLYEPAEMVISARSGTPLAEVVETLAEKGQQLPFEPMDYRLLLGSRGEPTIGAVAAMNLSGPRRIMEGAARDSLIGVRFVNGRGEVIKSGGRVMKNVTGLDLVKLMAGSWGTLGFLTEVTFKVLPKPERMSTLLIRGLDDESAVAALSAALGSPFDVTAAAHLPAPDRQGARTLIRLEGFSVSVDYRLGELRRLLKRFGGADILEGRGAEAVWQALRDASIFQDRGERAVWRISTAPTKGPTLVARVAETIEAQWFYDWGGGLVWLATPAEGDLGAAAIRAATSALGGHATLVRAPDADRSRLDVFEPQAEAVMALSRGIKASLDPAGILNPGRMYAGI
- a CDS encoding (Fe-S)-binding protein — encoded protein: MTHSLENAPSRHHSADRPRRPRVGLFVTCLVDLMRPSVGFAAVKLLEDAGCVVEVPVQTCCGQPAYNSGDRGTARNLAEQVIAAFRGYDYVVAPSGSCAGTLKVHYPEIFADDPNWLPKANELAARTHELTSFLVDVMGVTRVEARHDGAVTYHDSCSGLRELKVHDQPRRLLASVEGLTLVEMADSDVCCGFGGTFAVKYGDISGAIVEAKTKNVAATGAPTLLAGDLGCLMNMAGKLTRDGQPVAVRHVAEVLAGMTDDPPIGEAGKA
- a CDS encoding chromosome partitioning protein ParA: MSSGWMPFKNRFGKKAEEAAEEPVVSLPQGQAEPKEQAPAAAREEPAFVRPNGALDSVGQKNELIRVRFANMIDRLEELRSLKDDFALLSEPVSELIRAYPQLQSRLLETEAVLRQETDTTAQLRRELSELSNAQARMTDDLSATISQLRKAETRVREQDSFLEDLRLNVKDKEAIVADLENQLTIETERARSITEENQALRLEAQEADQTVARAERELIETRERNGLLDHEVKRLQKVAEEQNYRLSSLTNRYGELETQLEATRQRASELETKLMSEQVLRQRLETQLDSERSAHQTDLSALDMKIEGLNSRLTATDKILAHTRDQLRDKNEALRGVERGLKETTIEKNTVERRLEATQQEVERQVAMVNELQRSRIELQERVEMLNKAIAAKDFQIESADNKVASLSERIDQLTKRFEQDRSILESANRRLTEELQNEKAERSLVQGALEIARESRVKIQKKYVSLRKKTRLDTAEDEPLPEEEEGEAATNVRPLKSSDAE
- a CDS encoding FAD-linked oxidase C-terminal domain-containing protein; protein product: MSIAFPTPDEAVLSRRNEILAGLGRLVAPEALIVTEDERRAFETDGLTAYRHMPLAVVLPSSTQEVSAILRFCRENGVKVVPRGAGTSLSGGAIPQADAIVLGVAKMNRVLDVDFENRVAHVQAGITNLAISQAVAHEGFFYAPDPSSQLACTIAGNIAMNSGGAHCLKYGVTTNNLLGVTMVLLDGTVVELGGAHLDSAGYDLLGLVCGSEGQLGIVTEASVRILRAAEGARPALLGFERVEDAGACVAAIIAAGIIPVALEYMDRPAIQICDAFAHAGYPLDVDAMLIVEVEGSDQEIDDMLRRIVAIAEPFRPKTVKVSQSEAESAAIWKGRKSAFGATGRVADYICMDGTIPTGQLPKVLRRIDEIAKSYGLGVANVFHAGDGNLHPLVMFDSSKPGEMEKAEAAGEDILKLCVEVGGCLTGEHGVGIEKRDLMPYQFNAVDLEQQMRVRGVFDPGWLLNPAKVFPLEGRFAA
- a CDS encoding DUF2585 family protein, with the protein product MDGGTGLAAPGTRRSRVALYAGLAVAMVAVMAAILLAMGRTPICKCGTVEFWHGTVRDSGNSQHLTDWYSFTHIIHGFLFYMGAWLIGVVRGKPLPLGVAFLLALGAECAWEILENTNMVIERYRATNIALDYYGDSVINSVSDVVMMIAGFWLARVWPVWLTVVVAILMEVIVGYWIRDNLTLNIIMLIYPLDAIDRWQAGS